One Cellulomonas sp. NS3 genomic region harbors:
- a CDS encoding methyl-accepting chemotaxis protein: MSAERRTSLLSRFRDLGVNTRILAAVLTAALVAGIIGTLGIVSLARTNAATTAMYENNFTGFEAAAGVRRAVLEMRLAVANHAISEDDAEMAKHEETALAAEASARESVESYRSLDLTTEQQDLLDEVLADLDSYVEVRDGEMLVASRANDLASWRAAREDANGSITAMMDAVQSLVDLEKADAKRAVDDSTATYQANRALVLVILVVGLVLAIGLGVLIARSIVTGLARVRRVCDALERGDLTVTAGLTSADEVGRMGAALDSAIGSLRTVVTTIDASSGTLAGAAEEMSSTSAQIAANADETASQAGVVSAAAEQVSRSVQTVAAGAEQMGSSIAEIASNASQAAQVASQAVDAASATTEVMNRLGESSKQIGNVVKVITSIAEQTNLLALNATIEAARAGEAGKGFAVVAGEVKELAQETARATEDIARRVEGIQEDTAGAVTAIDRISQVIASINDFQMTIASAVEEQTATTSEISRSVAEAATGSGEIAANIAAVAGAAQLTTQGAAESQQAVTELATMSTQLKTLVGRFTA, encoded by the coding sequence GCTCGGCATCGTCTCGCTCGCGCGCACCAACGCCGCGACGACGGCGATGTACGAGAACAACTTCACCGGCTTCGAGGCCGCCGCGGGAGTCCGCCGCGCCGTGCTGGAGATGCGTCTCGCGGTCGCCAACCACGCCATCTCCGAGGACGACGCCGAGATGGCGAAGCACGAGGAGACGGCGCTCGCGGCGGAGGCCTCCGCCCGCGAGTCGGTCGAGAGCTACCGGTCGCTCGACCTGACGACGGAGCAGCAGGACCTGCTCGACGAGGTCCTCGCCGACCTCGACTCCTACGTCGAGGTGCGCGACGGGGAGATGCTGGTGGCGAGCCGGGCGAACGACCTCGCCTCCTGGCGTGCGGCACGTGAGGACGCCAACGGCTCGATCACCGCGATGATGGACGCGGTCCAGAGCCTCGTGGACCTCGAGAAGGCCGACGCGAAGCGCGCCGTCGACGACTCGACCGCGACCTACCAGGCGAACCGCGCCCTCGTCCTCGTCATCCTCGTGGTCGGCCTCGTGCTGGCGATCGGGCTCGGCGTCCTCATCGCGCGCTCGATCGTCACGGGTCTGGCGCGGGTGCGCCGGGTGTGCGACGCGCTCGAGCGCGGCGACCTGACGGTGACAGCGGGACTCACGTCCGCCGACGAGGTCGGCCGCATGGGCGCCGCGCTCGACAGCGCGATCGGGTCGCTGCGCACGGTCGTCACGACGATCGACGCGTCCTCGGGCACGCTCGCGGGCGCGGCCGAGGAGATGTCGAGCACGAGCGCGCAGATCGCCGCGAACGCCGACGAGACCGCGTCGCAGGCCGGGGTCGTCTCGGCGGCCGCCGAGCAGGTGTCCCGCAGCGTCCAGACGGTCGCGGCAGGTGCCGAGCAGATGGGCTCCTCGATCGCCGAGATCGCGTCCAACGCGAGCCAGGCCGCGCAGGTCGCGAGCCAGGCCGTGGACGCGGCGAGCGCGACGACCGAGGTCATGAACCGGCTCGGTGAGTCGAGCAAGCAGATCGGCAACGTCGTCAAGGTCATCACGAGCATCGCCGAGCAGACGAACCTCCTCGCGCTGAACGCGACCATCGAGGCCGCGCGCGCCGGGGAGGCCGGCAAGGGCTTCGCGGTCGTCGCCGGCGAGGTCAAGGAGCTCGCGCAGGAGACCGCGCGCGCGACCGAGGACATCGCGCGGCGCGTCGAGGGCATCCAGGAGGACACGGCCGGCGCGGTCACGGCCATCGACCGCATCTCCCAGGTCATCGCGTCGATCAACGACTTCCAGATGACGATCGCCTCGGCGGTCGAGGAGCAGACCGCGACGACCTCGGAGATCAGCCGCAGCGTCGCCGAGGCGGCGACGGGCTCGGGCGAGATCGCCGCGAACATTGCCGCCGTGGCCGGCGCCGCGCAGCTCACCACGCAGGGTGCGGCGGAGTCGCAGCAGGCGGTGACAGAGCTCGCGACGATGTCGACCCAGCTCAAGACCCTCGTCGGGCGCTTCACGGCCTGA
- a CDS encoding glycoside hydrolase family 68 protein, with protein sequence MNRTIRRALYGALAGALVLTAQLPAGALERPRPSGGDVTINAVYDPAAPYTANWTRAQALKIASDPSNTTPRIPQEFPIMTDEVWIWDTWPLSDLDMNPVSYGGWNIIFSLVAPRDIFFGDRHWQAKIGYFYSDDAQTWTYGGELFPAGSSFGSREWAGSTVVSDDGTVDAFYTASGRDNPTEIDPTDALQRLAHAQGRIHADDEGVWFTGFEDHTIIAEADGYLYQTMEQSQAVPDAIIYAFRDPFVFRDPTDHNVYILFEGNNPGPAGSHTCDRKEIGRVPAGHVVPPRSNLYTGNIGLMRLTGDEEDMNSWELLPPLLSAECTNQQTERPHLVVDDGDYYLWTISHQFTFAPGLSGPDGLYGFVGPGLRSNYRPLNESGLVLGNPADAPLQNYSHFVMPNFLVESFIDTIPRDGGGPDIYGGTLAPTLQLEVEGTHTELTGVLPYGYIPALREAGEIW encoded by the coding sequence ATGAACCGCACGATCCGGCGCGCCCTCTACGGGGCGCTCGCGGGTGCACTCGTCCTGACCGCACAGCTACCCGCAGGTGCGCTCGAACGACCACGACCCTCCGGCGGGGACGTGACGATCAACGCCGTCTACGACCCCGCGGCGCCCTACACCGCGAACTGGACCCGGGCGCAGGCGCTGAAGATCGCGTCCGACCCGTCCAACACGACCCCGCGCATACCGCAGGAGTTCCCGATCATGACCGACGAGGTCTGGATCTGGGACACCTGGCCCCTGAGCGACCTCGACATGAACCCCGTCTCCTACGGCGGCTGGAACATCATCTTCTCGCTCGTCGCGCCCCGGGACATCTTCTTCGGCGACCGCCACTGGCAGGCGAAGATCGGGTACTTCTACTCCGACGACGCGCAGACCTGGACGTACGGCGGCGAGCTGTTCCCCGCCGGCTCGTCGTTCGGCTCGCGTGAGTGGGCGGGCTCGACGGTCGTCAGCGACGACGGCACGGTCGACGCCTTCTACACCGCGTCCGGCCGCGACAACCCCACGGAGATCGACCCGACCGACGCGCTGCAGCGCCTCGCGCACGCACAGGGCCGGATCCACGCGGACGACGAGGGCGTCTGGTTCACCGGCTTCGAGGACCACACGATCATCGCCGAGGCCGACGGCTACCTGTACCAGACCATGGAGCAGTCGCAGGCGGTGCCCGACGCGATCATCTACGCGTTCCGCGACCCGTTCGTGTTCCGCGACCCGACCGACCACAACGTGTACATCCTGTTCGAGGGCAACAACCCCGGACCCGCGGGCAGCCACACGTGCGACCGCAAGGAGATCGGACGGGTGCCCGCCGGGCACGTCGTCCCACCCAGGTCGAACCTCTACACCGGCAACATCGGGCTGATGAGGCTCACGGGCGACGAAGAGGACATGAACAGCTGGGAGCTCCTGCCGCCGCTGCTGTCGGCCGAGTGCACCAACCAGCAGACCGAGCGTCCGCACCTCGTCGTGGACGACGGCGACTACTACCTGTGGACGATCAGCCACCAGTTCACGTTCGCCCCGGGGCTGTCCGGCCCCGACGGACTCTACGGCTTCGTCGGCCCCGGCCTGCGCAGCAACTACCGCCCGCTCAACGAGAGCGGCCTCGTGCTCGGCAACCCGGCCGACGCACCGCTGCAGAACTACTCGCACTTCGTGATGCCGAACTTCCTCGTCGAGAGCTTCATCGACACGATCCCGCGCGACGGCGGAGGCCCCGACATCTACGGCGGCACGCTCGCCCCGACGCTCCAGCTCGAGGTCGAGGGCACGCACACCGAGCTCACGGGGGTCCTCCCCTACGGCTACATCCCGGCGCTCCGGGAGGCGGGAGAGATCTGGTGA
- a CDS encoding aldose 1-epimerase, with amino-acid sequence MSATEVLHAGDAELHVALLGATPLRWLVPHRGAAWDLLDGYRDDAELADQNGVRNGIMAPFCNRVADARYTFDGVEHDLAPGATDRVVYHGLVRTLPFRVVERTDAPPPGDGEHASLRLRCTALADSPAAGYPFAVVVEVTYTLGPRTLAVEITGHNVGDVAAPYASGWHPYFRLPGTARVDNLDLDLPASVAVRTDDALLPLPGAEAFAQVSAPSWHPLGDVVLDAAFGGLDPALPAAVHDPATGTRLLVRQHRGLVHVFTGDTLARDRRASLAVEPVEVMTDAFNRPDQAAVIRLEPGERRSFGFTVELEPIPA; translated from the coding sequence ATGAGCGCGACCGAGGTCCTGCACGCGGGCGACGCCGAGCTGCACGTCGCGCTCCTCGGCGCGACCCCGCTGCGGTGGCTCGTCCCGCACCGCGGCGCGGCGTGGGACCTGCTCGACGGCTACCGGGACGACGCCGAGCTCGCGGACCAGAACGGGGTCCGCAACGGGATCATGGCGCCGTTCTGCAACCGGGTCGCGGACGCGCGCTACACGTTCGACGGCGTCGAGCACGACCTCGCGCCGGGCGCCACCGACCGCGTCGTCTACCACGGGCTCGTGCGGACGCTGCCGTTCAGGGTCGTCGAGCGCACCGACGCGCCGCCGCCAGGAGACGGCGAGCACGCCTCGCTGCGGCTGCGCTGCACGGCCCTCGCCGACTCCCCCGCCGCCGGCTACCCGTTCGCCGTGGTCGTCGAGGTGACGTACACGCTCGGCCCGCGCACGCTCGCCGTCGAGATCACCGGGCACAACGTCGGGGACGTCGCGGCACCGTACGCGAGCGGCTGGCACCCCTACTTCCGGCTGCCCGGCACGGCGCGCGTCGACAACCTCGACCTCGACCTCCCCGCGTCGGTCGCGGTGCGCACCGACGACGCGCTCCTGCCGCTGCCGGGTGCGGAGGCGTTCGCGCAGGTCAGCGCACCGTCGTGGCACCCGCTGGGCGACGTCGTGCTCGACGCGGCCTTCGGCGGGCTCGACCCCGCTCTGCCGGCCGCCGTGCACGACCCGGCGACGGGCACCCGCCTGCTCGTCCGGCAGCACCGCGGGCTCGTGCACGTGTTCACGGGCGACACGCTCGCCCGCGACCGGCGGGCGTCGCTCGCGGTCGAGCCCGTCGAGGTCATGACCGACGCGTTCAACCGGCCCGACCAGGCCGCGGTGATCCGCCTGGAGCCCGGGGAGCGGCGCTCGTTCGGCTTCACCGTCGAGCTCGAGCCGATCCCGGCGTAA